In a genomic window of Sarcophilus harrisii chromosome 4, mSarHar1.11, whole genome shotgun sequence:
- the CBX8 gene encoding chromobox protein homolog 8, producing MELSAVGERVFAAEALLKRRIRKGRMEYLVKWKGWSQKYSTWEPEENILDARLLAAFEEREREMELYGPKKRGPKPKTFLLKAQAKAKAKTYEFRSDSARGIRVPYPGRSPQELGSTSRAREGLRNIGLSPPGSSSSTSTSSTCRGDSARDRERDRERGTGRPDDKPSSPGDNSKKRGPKPRKDLRDPSQRTSGEPGDSLGDYFKGRKMEDAPSGAGKFTAGHSVIQLARRQDADLACTVASPSGGEAGGKLAVDTYPPRVIKHRADFLEAKGQSALDSGGPRVRHGSGNPGSVGSLYRDMGAQGGRPSLIARIPVARILGDPEEESWSPSLTNLEKVVVTDVTSNFLTVTIKESNTDQGFFKEKR from the exons ATGGAGCTTTCTGCGGTCGGGGAGCGGGTGTTCGCGGCCGAAGCCCTCTTGAAGCGGCGCATCAGAAAA GGACGAATGGAATACCTCGTGAAATGGAAGGGCTGGTCTCAGAA GTATAGCACCTGGGAACCCGAAGAAAACATACTAGATGCCCGACTTCTCGCAGCCTTTGAAGAAAG ggaaagagagatggagcTGTATGGCCCCAAAAAGCGAGGTCCCAAGCCCAAAACCTTCCTCCTCAAG gCACAGGCCAAGGCTAAAGCAAAAACGTATGAGTTCCGGAGCGACTCAGCTCGGGGCATTAGGGTCCCCTATCCAGGAAGATCTCCTCAGGAACTTGGCTCCACTTCTCGAGCTCGGGAGGGACTTCGAAACATCGGCCTCTCCCCACCCGGGAGTAGCAGTAGCACCAGTACCAGTAGCACCTGCCGAGGGGACTCAGCTCGGGACCGGGAACGGGACCGAGAACGAGGGACTGGGAGACCGGACGACAAACCTAGCTCCCCAGGGGATAACTCTAAGAAACGAGGCCCCAAACCCCGTAAGGACCTTCGGGACCCTTCCCAGCGGACCTCGGGGGAGCCAGGGGACAGTCTTGGGGACTACTTCAAAGGGAGGAAGATGGAGGATGCTCCCTCTGGGGCCGGCAAGTTCACGGCTGGGCACAGTGTAATCCAACTGGCCCGAAGGCAAGACGCAGACCTAGCCTGCACGGTGGCTAGTCCCAGCGGAGGTGAGGCCGGGGGCAAACTGGCTGTGGACACCTACCCACCCCGAGTCATAAAGCACAGGGCAGATTTTTTGGAGGCCAAAGGCCAGAGTGCCTTGGACTCAGGAGGCCCCCGGGTTCGACATGGATCTGGCAACCCAGGTTCAGTTGGGAGCTTATATCGGGACATGGGAGCCCAAGGGGGTAGGCCCTCCTTGATTGCCAGGATCCCTGTAGCCAGAATCCTCGGGGACCCTGAGGAGGAATCCTGGAGCCCATCCTTGACCAACCTGGAGAAAGTGGTGGTCACAGATGTGACCTCAAACTTTTTGACCGTCACCATTAAGGAAAGCAACACGGACCAAGgtttttttaaggagaaaagatGA